A part of Streptomyces sp. DSM 40750 genomic DNA contains:
- a CDS encoding putative bifunctional diguanylate cyclase/phosphodiesterase, with translation MSARQSSASTLSPTFRSAKPLPGPLPPGGPLSERGVASLRARLVLALLCAAYALGAAFGWGSEQVALVMGDFGLSAAAAAAAVSCFRYARSRRSRFRPAWLLFGLSSAMAALGNGVWGWYEVVLERPVPEPSYADLFFLCFAPPAIVGLLVLAKRPVTKAGWICLALDSWLIGGSLVTLSWSLALAQNAQLKGSNTAHTALSLAYPLLDIALVSMVLALHFRRSSMHRSAVNTAIGALALTVMCDALFTSPLLHNSYRSGQLLDAGWFAGSLLLAYAPWAGQRQGHADEGGHARVVHEHIPAQRHDAPPGHRHDTQPGLRHEVQPGDRHDGHQGGHVDVLLQGGGHSRYPANRPISGSLAALTPYLAAAVCTLGILYNVLNGRSVDRVVVITACTVVLALVVRQGIMLLDNITLTQELAQKENHFRSLVQGSSDVIMIAAPNGILRYVSPAAAGVYGRPAEDLVGQELASIIHPEDLGCVVHEVRRFLAASPAEEATTRIECRFKSGDGGWLNVESTVNRHHGGLIFNSRDVTERVRLQAQLQHNAEHDPLTDLPNRALFTKRVQQALSGRRSSDRGIALRNTAVLFIDLDGFKAVNDTIGHQAGDELLVQAARRLQDAVRQGDTASRLGGDEFAALIVGDGSRDRAAREQHILELADRLRIALSQPYTIDGNDVRVAASIGVSFAEPGLGAGELLRNADLAMYRAKASGKGRVELYKPQMQQDVVRKAELATRLRAALHDGEFMLLNQPVVELETGRISSVATAARWRSSQGVLFTPAEFLRVSEDSDKTAELGRWMLEQAVEQAADRLTNGLNVPVSVRMGARRLLDRSLPPGSLETLLTRYGLPSGSLIVELSDTQLKGPLDDLERRLSHLRRLGVRIALDGFGSGHAAITALRRLPVDVLKLDRGLVEGVVESSRLNKITSGLLRIANDLGLQSVADGVDLPEQVVALRAMGCTHGQGAAFSGPLDEYRLRRALSLGRYPVPAGPAEPAFAGGGAGVYTSGVPAVYGGGSALRSHNETPVPPA, from the coding sequence GTGAGCGCCCGCCAGTCCTCCGCCTCCACGCTGAGCCCCACGTTCCGGTCGGCCAAGCCGCTGCCCGGGCCGCTGCCGCCCGGCGGGCCCTTGTCCGAGCGCGGTGTCGCGAGCCTGCGGGCCCGGCTCGTCCTCGCCCTGCTCTGCGCGGCCTACGCCCTCGGTGCCGCGTTCGGCTGGGGAAGTGAGCAAGTCGCCCTAGTCATGGGCGACTTCGGGCTCAGCGCCGCCGCCGCCGCGGCGGCCGTCTCCTGCTTCCGCTACGCGCGCAGCCGCCGCAGCCGCTTTCGGCCCGCCTGGCTGCTGTTCGGCCTGTCGTCCGCCATGGCGGCGCTGGGCAACGGCGTCTGGGGGTGGTACGAGGTCGTCCTGGAGCGGCCCGTGCCCGAGCCGAGCTACGCGGACCTGTTCTTCCTCTGCTTCGCGCCACCCGCCATCGTCGGCCTGCTGGTGCTCGCCAAGAGGCCCGTGACCAAGGCCGGCTGGATCTGTCTGGCGCTGGACTCCTGGCTCATCGGCGGCTCCCTGGTCACCCTCTCCTGGAGTCTCGCGCTCGCCCAGAACGCCCAGCTCAAAGGCTCCAACACCGCGCACACCGCGCTCTCGCTGGCCTACCCGCTGCTCGACATCGCCCTGGTCAGCATGGTGCTCGCGCTGCACTTCCGCCGCTCCTCGATGCACCGCTCCGCGGTCAACACCGCGATCGGCGCCCTCGCGCTCACCGTGATGTGCGACGCCCTGTTCACCTCGCCCCTGCTGCACAACAGCTACCGCTCCGGCCAGCTCCTGGACGCCGGCTGGTTCGCGGGCTCCCTGCTCCTCGCCTACGCCCCCTGGGCCGGCCAGCGGCAAGGACACGCGGACGAGGGCGGGCACGCGCGCGTGGTGCACGAACACATCCCGGCCCAACGGCACGACGCGCCGCCCGGCCACCGCCACGACACACAGCCCGGACTCCGTCACGAGGTCCAGCCGGGCGATCGGCACGACGGTCACCAGGGAGGACACGTGGATGTGCTCCTCCAGGGAGGAGGTCACAGTCGGTATCCGGCCAACCGCCCCATCTCCGGATCCCTGGCCGCGCTCACTCCGTACCTGGCCGCCGCCGTCTGCACCCTGGGCATCCTCTACAACGTCCTCAACGGCCGCAGCGTCGACCGCGTGGTGGTCATCACCGCCTGCACGGTCGTGCTCGCCCTCGTGGTGCGCCAGGGCATCATGCTCCTCGACAACATCACCCTCACGCAGGAGCTCGCCCAGAAGGAGAACCACTTCCGCTCCCTGGTGCAGGGCTCCAGCGACGTCATCATGATCGCCGCCCCGAACGGCATCCTCCGCTACGTCAGCCCGGCCGCCGCCGGGGTCTACGGACGCCCCGCGGAGGATCTCGTCGGCCAGGAGCTGGCCTCGATCATCCATCCCGAGGACCTCGGCTGCGTCGTCCACGAGGTGCGCCGCTTCCTCGCCGCCAGCCCCGCCGAGGAGGCCACCACCCGTATCGAGTGCCGCTTCAAGTCCGGCGACGGCGGCTGGCTGAACGTGGAGTCCACGGTCAACCGCCACCACGGCGGCCTCATCTTCAACAGCCGGGACGTGACCGAAAGAGTGCGCCTGCAGGCCCAGCTGCAGCACAACGCCGAACACGACCCGCTCACCGACCTGCCCAACCGCGCCCTGTTCACCAAGCGCGTCCAGCAGGCGCTCTCCGGCCGCCGCTCCTCCGACCGCGGCATCGCCCTGCGCAACACGGCGGTCCTCTTCATCGACCTCGACGGCTTCAAGGCCGTCAACGACACGATCGGGCACCAGGCCGGGGACGAACTGCTCGTCCAGGCCGCCCGCAGACTCCAGGACGCCGTCCGGCAGGGGGACACGGCCTCCCGCCTCGGCGGCGACGAGTTCGCGGCCCTCATCGTCGGGGACGGCTCCCGCGACCGCGCCGCCCGGGAACAGCACATCCTGGAGCTCGCCGACCGGCTCCGGATCGCCCTCTCGCAGCCGTACACCATCGACGGCAATGACGTCCGGGTGGCCGCCTCCATCGGTGTCTCCTTCGCCGAGCCCGGTCTCGGCGCGGGCGAGCTGCTGCGCAACGCCGACCTCGCCATGTACCGGGCCAAGGCGTCCGGCAAGGGACGCGTCGAGCTGTACAAGCCACAGATGCAGCAGGACGTCGTACGCAAGGCCGAGCTGGCCACCCGGCTGCGGGCCGCGCTGCACGACGGCGAGTTCATGCTGCTGAACCAGCCTGTGGTGGAGCTGGAGACCGGCCGGATCTCGTCGGTGGCGACCGCGGCCCGGTGGCGCTCCTCCCAGGGGGTGCTGTTCACGCCGGCCGAGTTCCTGCGGGTCTCCGAGGACAGCGACAAGACCGCCGAGCTGGGCCGCTGGATGCTGGAACAGGCCGTCGAGCAGGCCGCCGACCGGCTCACCAACGGTCTGAACGTGCCGGTGTCCGTGCGGATGGGCGCCCGGCGTCTGCTGGACCGCTCACTGCCCCCCGGCTCCCTGGAGACGCTCCTGACCCGCTACGGACTGCCCTCCGGCTCCTTGATCGTCGAGCTGTCCGACACCCAGCTGAAGGGCCCGCTGGACGACCTGGAGCGCCGGCTGAGCCACCTCCGGCGCCTCGGTGTGCGGATCGCCCTGGACGGCTTCGGCAGCGGCCACGCGGCCATCACGGCACTGCGCCGGCTCCCTGTCGACGTACTGAAGCTGGACCGGGGTCTCGTCGAGGGGGTCGTGGAGTCCTCCCGGCTCAACAAGATCACCAGTGGACTGCTGCGCATCGCCAACGACCTGGGGCTCCAGTCCGTGGCCGACGGGGTGGATCTGCCCGAGCAGGTCGTCGCCCTGCGCGCGATGGGCTGCACCCATGGCCAGGGCGCCGCCTTCTCCGGACCGCTGGACGAGTACCGGCTGCGCCGGGCCCTGTCCCTCGGGCGCTATCCGGTGCCGGCCGGACCGGCGGAGCCCGCGTTCGCGGGCGGTGGGGCAGGGGTGTACACAAGTGGTGTGCCCGCTGTCTACGGAGGCGGAAGTGCCCTTCGCTCACATAATGAGACTCCCGTCCCACCCGCTTGA
- a CDS encoding acetolactate synthase large subunit, giving the protein MTEQATGAHHPQPRPRSGGQSTPVEHVTGAQSLIRSLEEVGADTVFGIPGGTILPAYDPMMDSKRLRHVLVRHEQGAGHAATGYAQATGKVGVCMATSGPGATNLVTPIADAHMDSVPLVAITGQVASKAIGTDAFQEADIVGITMPITKHSFLVTKAEDIPRAIAQAFYIASTGRPGPVLVDIPKDILQAKTTFSWPPAMDLPGYRPVTKPHAKQIREAAKLITAAKRPILYVGGGVLKARATAELKVLAELTGAPVTTTLMALGAFPDSHPQHLGMPGMHGSVAAVTGLQKADLIVALGARFDDRVTGKLDSFAPHAKIVHADIDPAEIGKNRAADVPIVGDAREVIADLVQAVQKEHSEGGQGDYTAWWKDLDRWRETYPLGYDQPADGSLSPQQVIERIGQLAPEGTIFTAGVGQHQMWAAHFIQYDKPATWLNSGGAGTMGYAVPAAMGAKAGAPAQTVWAIDGDGCFQMTNQELTTCALNNIPIKVAIINNGALGMVRQWQTLFYNQRYSNTVLHSGPDDVNPNARGTRVPDFVKLSEAMGCHAIRCESPDDLDKVIEEANSINDRPVVVDFVVHEDAMVWPMVAAGTSNDTIMAARDVRPDFGDNEDD; this is encoded by the coding sequence ATGACCGAGCAGGCCACCGGGGCCCACCATCCGCAGCCGCGGCCCCGATCCGGAGGACAGTCCACCCCCGTCGAGCACGTCACGGGTGCGCAGTCCCTCATCCGCTCTCTTGAGGAGGTCGGGGCCGACACGGTATTCGGCATCCCCGGCGGCACCATCCTGCCGGCGTACGACCCGATGATGGACTCCAAGCGGTTGCGTCATGTGCTGGTCCGCCACGAGCAGGGCGCCGGCCACGCGGCCACCGGTTACGCGCAGGCCACCGGCAAGGTCGGGGTGTGCATGGCAACGTCCGGGCCGGGCGCCACCAACCTGGTCACCCCGATCGCGGACGCGCACATGGACTCCGTGCCGCTGGTCGCGATCACCGGGCAGGTCGCGTCCAAGGCGATCGGTACGGACGCCTTCCAGGAGGCGGACATCGTCGGCATCACCATGCCGATCACCAAGCACAGCTTCCTCGTCACCAAGGCGGAGGACATCCCCCGGGCGATCGCGCAGGCGTTCTACATCGCGTCCACCGGCCGCCCGGGACCTGTCCTGGTCGACATCCCCAAGGACATCCTGCAGGCGAAGACCACCTTCAGCTGGCCGCCGGCCATGGACCTGCCCGGCTACCGGCCCGTCACCAAGCCGCACGCCAAGCAGATCCGTGAGGCCGCTAAACTGATCACCGCCGCGAAGCGGCCGATCCTCTACGTCGGCGGCGGCGTCCTGAAGGCGCGGGCGACCGCCGAGCTGAAGGTGCTCGCCGAGCTGACCGGCGCGCCCGTCACCACCACCCTGATGGCGCTCGGCGCGTTCCCCGACAGCCACCCGCAGCACCTGGGCATGCCCGGCATGCACGGTTCCGTGGCCGCCGTCACCGGACTGCAGAAGGCCGACCTGATCGTCGCCCTCGGCGCCCGCTTCGACGACCGCGTCACCGGCAAGCTGGACAGCTTCGCCCCGCACGCCAAGATCGTCCACGCGGACATCGACCCGGCGGAGATCGGCAAGAACCGCGCCGCCGACGTGCCGATCGTCGGTGACGCCCGCGAGGTCATCGCCGACCTGGTCCAGGCCGTGCAGAAGGAGCACAGCGAGGGCGGACAGGGGGACTACACCGCATGGTGGAAGGACCTCGACCGCTGGCGCGAGACCTACCCGCTCGGCTACGACCAGCCGGCCGACGGCTCGCTCTCCCCGCAGCAGGTCATCGAGCGCATCGGGCAACTCGCCCCCGAGGGCACGATCTTCACGGCGGGCGTCGGCCAGCACCAGATGTGGGCCGCCCACTTCATCCAGTACGACAAGCCCGCCACCTGGCTGAACTCCGGCGGCGCCGGAACGATGGGCTACGCGGTCCCGGCCGCCATGGGTGCCAAGGCCGGAGCCCCGGCGCAGACCGTCTGGGCGATCGACGGCGACGGCTGCTTCCAGATGACAAACCAGGAGCTCACCACCTGCGCCCTGAACAACATCCCGATCAAGGTCGCCATCATCAACAACGGCGCGCTCGGGATGGTCCGCCAGTGGCAGACGCTGTTCTACAACCAGCGCTACTCCAACACCGTCCTGCACAGCGGCCCGGACGACGTCAATCCGAACGCCCGCGGTACCCGCGTCCCCGACTTCGTGAAGCTGTCGGAGGCCATGGGCTGCCACGCGATCCGCTGCGAGTCCCCGGACGACCTCGACAAGGTCATCGAGGAGGCGAACTCGATCAACGACCGCCCGGTCGTCGTCGACTTCGTCGTCCACGAGGACGCGATGGTGTGGCCGATGGTGGCCGCCGGCACCTCGAACGACACGATCATGGCCGCCCGGGACGTCCGCCCCGACTTCGGCGACAACGAAGACGACTGA
- the ilvN gene encoding acetolactate synthase small subunit, with protein MSKHTLSVLVENTPGILARIAALFSRRGFNIDSLAVGVTEHPEISRITIVVNVIEELPLEQVTKQLNKLVNVLKIVELEPGSAVQRELVLVKVRADNETRSQIVEIVQLFRAKTVDVSPEAVTIEATGSSDKLSAMLKMLEPFGIKELVQSGTIAIGRGARSITDRSLRALDRSA; from the coding sequence ATGTCCAAGCACACGCTCTCCGTCCTGGTGGAGAACACCCCGGGCATCCTGGCCCGGATCGCCGCCCTGTTCTCCCGTCGCGGCTTCAACATCGACTCCCTCGCGGTCGGTGTCACCGAGCACCCCGAGATCTCCCGCATCACCATCGTCGTGAACGTGATCGAGGAACTGCCGCTGGAGCAGGTGACGAAGCAGCTCAACAAGCTCGTCAACGTCCTGAAGATCGTCGAGCTGGAGCCGGGCTCCGCCGTTCAGCGGGAACTCGTTCTGGTGAAGGTGCGCGCCGACAACGAGACGCGCTCCCAGATCGTCGAGATCGTCCAGCTGTTCCGCGCCAAGACGGTCGACGTCTCCCCGGAGGCCGTCACCATCGAGGCCACCGGCTCCAGCGACAAGCTGTCCGCCATGCTCAAGATGCTGGAGCCGTTCGGCATCAAGGAGTTGGTCCAGTCCGGCACGATCGCGATCGGCCGCGGTGCCCGTTCGATCACGGACCGCTCGCTGCGCGCCCTGGACCGGTCGGCCTGA
- the ilvC gene encoding ketol-acid reductoisomerase: MAELFYDADADLSIIQGRKVAVIGYGSQGHAHALSLRDSGADVRVGLHEGSKSKTKAEEQGLRVVTPSEAAAEADVIMILVPDPIQAQVYEEHIKDNLNDGDALFFGHGLNIRFGFIKPPAGVDVCMVAPKGPGHLVRRQYEEGRGVPCIAAVEQDATGNAFALALSYAKGIGGTRAGVIKTTFTEETETDLFGEQAVLCGGTAALVKAGFETLTEAGYQPEIAYFECLHELKLIVDLMYEGGLEKMRWSISETAEWGDYVTGPRIITDATKAEMKKVLAEIQDGTFAQAWMDEYHGGLKKYNEYKTQDSEHLLETTGKELRKLMSWVNDDEA; the protein is encoded by the coding sequence GTGGCCGAGCTGTTCTACGACGCTGACGCCGACCTGTCCATCATCCAGGGCCGCAAGGTCGCGGTCATCGGCTACGGCAGCCAGGGCCACGCCCACGCGCTGTCCCTGCGCGACTCGGGCGCGGACGTCCGCGTGGGTCTGCACGAGGGCTCCAAGTCCAAGACGAAGGCCGAGGAGCAGGGCCTGCGCGTGGTGACCCCGTCGGAGGCCGCCGCCGAGGCCGACGTCATCATGATCCTCGTCCCGGACCCGATCCAGGCCCAGGTCTACGAGGAGCACATCAAGGACAACCTGAACGACGGCGACGCGCTGTTCTTCGGCCACGGTCTGAACATCCGCTTCGGCTTCATCAAGCCCCCGGCCGGCGTCGACGTCTGCATGGTCGCCCCCAAGGGCCCGGGCCACCTGGTCCGCCGCCAGTACGAGGAGGGCCGCGGCGTTCCGTGTATCGCCGCCGTCGAGCAGGACGCCACGGGCAACGCCTTCGCGCTGGCCCTGTCGTACGCCAAGGGCATCGGCGGCACCCGCGCCGGCGTCATCAAGACGACCTTCACCGAGGAGACCGAGACCGACCTCTTCGGTGAGCAGGCCGTTCTCTGCGGTGGTACGGCCGCGCTGGTCAAGGCCGGCTTCGAGACGCTGACCGAGGCGGGCTACCAGCCGGAGATCGCGTACTTCGAGTGCCTGCACGAGCTGAAGCTGATCGTCGACCTCATGTACGAGGGCGGCCTGGAGAAGATGCGCTGGTCGATCTCCGAGACCGCCGAGTGGGGCGACTACGTCACCGGCCCGCGGATCATCACGGACGCCACCAAGGCCGAGATGAAGAAGGTCCTCGCCGAGATCCAGGACGGCACCTTCGCCCAGGCGTGGATGGACGAGTACCACGGCGGTCTGAAGAAGTACAACGAGTACAAGACCCAGGACTCCGAGCACCTGCTGGAGACCACGGGCAAGGAACTGCGCAAGCTGATGTCGTGGGTCAACGACGACGAGGCGTGA